In Thiovibrio frasassiensis, one DNA window encodes the following:
- the mraZ gene encoding division/cell wall cluster transcriptional repressor MraZ yields the protein MVEGSVKNPVCRFRSRSEHVLDAKGRLNIATRFRESLRNQGDERLMVIPWHNCIRAYPLPQWEELEAALLAQGQKSPETVKLIRYMIGGAEECALDKQGRILLPATLREDCGIKKEIVANGMITYFEIWDKEVWAAENKPTAQNFQNFEQVLQELGLF from the coding sequence GTGGTTGAAGGGAGTGTGAAGAATCCAGTCTGTCGTTTCCGCAGTCGCTCCGAGCATGTCCTCGACGCGAAAGGCAGGCTGAATATCGCGACCAGGTTCCGCGAGTCCTTGCGCAATCAGGGCGATGAACGGCTCATGGTCATTCCCTGGCACAACTGCATTCGGGCCTACCCGCTGCCGCAGTGGGAAGAGCTGGAGGCGGCCCTTTTGGCGCAAGGCCAGAAAAGCCCTGAAACAGTCAAGTTGATTCGGTACATGATCGGCGGCGCAGAGGAATGCGCCCTGGACAAGCAGGGGAGAATACTGCTTCCTGCAACCTTGCGGGAAGATTGCGGCATCAAGAAGGAAATCGTAGCGAACGGCATGATTACCTATTTTGAAATCTGGGATAAGGAAGTTTGGGCGGCTGAAAACAAACCGACCGCCCAGAATTTCCAGAATTTCGAGCAGGTTCTTCAGGAATTGGGGCTGTTCTGA
- the rsmH gene encoding 16S rRNA (cytosine(1402)-N(4))-methyltransferase RsmH produces MQPSHLPVMLEEVVTCLAPKDGGLYVDGNLGLGGHTEGILEACGPTGQVVGFDWDAAALTLAQERLARFAGRVRFVHENFTSIKETLMELGIGTIDGLLLDLGLSSLQLDGSGRGFSFKGSEPLDMRMDQRQATTAAELVNEASEEELADIFFYYGEERQARRIAEQIVAERRKEKIVTTDQLVALVAHAIPKRFHPPKIHVATKVFQALRIAVNRELDSLEQILADGATLLAPGARFCVISFHSLEDRLVKQAFRENPLLEVVTAKPIIPSRAECVRNPRARSAKLRVAARGRT; encoded by the coding sequence ATGCAGCCATCTCATCTCCCGGTCATGCTCGAGGAAGTGGTCACCTGTCTGGCCCCGAAGGATGGAGGTCTGTATGTTGACGGCAATCTGGGGTTGGGTGGCCATACGGAAGGAATTCTTGAGGCCTGCGGTCCCACCGGGCAGGTTGTGGGGTTTGACTGGGATGCTGCGGCTCTGACCCTGGCACAGGAACGGCTGGCCCGCTTTGCAGGCCGTGTTCGCTTTGTGCATGAAAATTTCACCTCGATAAAGGAGACCCTGATGGAGCTTGGCATTGGCACAATTGATGGCCTGCTGCTCGATCTGGGTCTTTCTTCGTTGCAGCTGGACGGAAGTGGTCGCGGTTTCAGTTTTAAAGGCAGCGAGCCGCTTGATATGCGGATGGACCAGCGTCAGGCCACCACGGCGGCCGAGTTGGTCAACGAGGCCTCCGAGGAAGAGCTGGCCGACATTTTTTTCTACTATGGCGAAGAGCGCCAGGCGAGAAGGATCGCCGAGCAAATTGTCGCAGAGCGTCGGAAAGAGAAGATTGTTACCACCGATCAGCTTGTCGCTCTAGTGGCGCATGCCATTCCCAAGCGTTTCCATCCCCCCAAAATTCATGTGGCCACCAAGGTGTTTCAGGCGTTGCGCATCGCCGTAAACCGGGAGCTTGACAGTCTTGAGCAGATACTGGCCGATGGCGCTACCCTGCTTGCGCCCGGGGCCAGATTTTGCGTCATCTCCTTCCATTCCCTGGAAGATCGGTTGGTGAAACAGGCCTTTCGCGAAAATCCCCTCCTCGAGGTCGTGACCGCCAAGCCCATTATCCCCAGTCGTGCTGAATGCGTGCGTAATCCCCGAGCCAGAAGTGCCAAGCTGCGGGTTGCCGCACGAGGAAGAACCTGA
- the typA gene encoding translational GTPase TypA: MDQSKIRNVAIIAHVDHGKTTLVDQLFQQSGMFRENQEVAERLMDSMDLEKERGITITAKNGSYCFKDYWINIIDTPGHADFGGQVERVLRMADGCLLLVDAQEGPMPQTYFVLKKALAAGLRIIVVINKIDKPAARCEWVVDQVFDLFVKLEAPDHLLDFPVVYASAKQGYAKHHLADESTDMVPISELIAAHVPPPSGDQNAPLQMQVSSLDHSPYLGRLGIGKVTNGTLSINKPIAVVKRDGSIHSARLTKIFRFESDQKVATDSAGVGELVAVAGMDDVTVGVTFTDADNPMPMPLIEIDPPTISMNFIPNDSPFAGLDGKFVTSRHIEDRLRKETLADVALRVEPMTEGVGYVVAGRGELHLSILIEKMRREGFELQVTRPQVIMKQEGSVTLEPYEELTIDVDEQYAGAVIERLGMLKGQMQEMTQANGMNRLVYKIPTRGLLGYRSEFMTATKGLGMMNYVFAEYGPYAGDIINRVNGVLISMDTCTTVAYALFNLQDRGRLFLGPGNRIYAGQIIGENARNQDMVVNPAKGKKLTNMRASGSDENVVLVPPVQMSLEDCIAYINDDELVEVTPKTIRLRKRSLNVK, from the coding sequence ATGGATCAAAGTAAAATCAGAAACGTCGCCATTATTGCCCACGTTGACCACGGAAAAACCACCCTGGTCGACCAACTGTTCCAGCAAAGCGGCATGTTCCGGGAAAATCAGGAAGTAGCCGAACGCCTCATGGACTCCATGGACCTGGAAAAGGAACGCGGTATTACCATCACCGCCAAGAATGGCTCATATTGCTTCAAGGATTACTGGATCAACATTATTGATACCCCCGGACACGCCGATTTCGGCGGTCAGGTGGAACGGGTCCTGCGCATGGCGGACGGCTGCCTTCTTTTGGTGGACGCCCAGGAAGGCCCCATGCCCCAAACCTATTTTGTTTTGAAAAAGGCGCTGGCCGCAGGGTTGCGCATCATTGTGGTGATCAACAAGATCGACAAGCCGGCGGCCCGCTGCGAGTGGGTGGTTGACCAGGTCTTCGACCTCTTTGTCAAACTTGAAGCCCCGGACCACCTCCTGGATTTCCCGGTGGTCTATGCCTCTGCCAAACAGGGCTACGCCAAGCATCACCTCGCCGATGAATCCACCGATATGGTGCCGATCTCCGAGCTGATCGCCGCGCATGTACCCCCGCCATCAGGCGACCAAAATGCCCCCTTGCAGATGCAGGTCAGCTCTCTGGACCACTCCCCCTATCTTGGGCGCTTGGGCATCGGCAAAGTAACAAACGGCACCCTGAGCATCAACAAACCCATTGCCGTGGTCAAGCGCGACGGCAGCATCCACTCGGCACGGCTCACCAAGATCTTCCGCTTCGAGTCCGACCAAAAAGTGGCCACCGATTCCGCGGGGGTTGGCGAGCTAGTTGCCGTTGCAGGTATGGATGACGTTACCGTTGGCGTGACTTTCACCGACGCAGACAACCCCATGCCCATGCCTCTGATCGAGATCGATCCGCCGACCATCTCGATGAATTTCATCCCCAACGACTCCCCGTTTGCTGGGTTGGATGGAAAATTCGTCACCTCCCGTCATATCGAAGACCGACTCCGGAAAGAGACCCTTGCCGACGTGGCCCTCCGGGTAGAACCCATGACGGAAGGCGTCGGCTATGTCGTTGCCGGCCGGGGCGAGCTGCATCTTTCCATCCTCATCGAAAAGATGCGCCGCGAGGGCTTCGAGCTCCAGGTCACCCGCCCCCAGGTCATCATGAAACAAGAAGGCAGCGTCACCCTCGAGCCTTACGAAGAGCTGACCATTGACGTGGACGAACAGTACGCTGGCGCGGTAATCGAACGGCTGGGGATGCTCAAAGGACAGATGCAGGAAATGACCCAAGCAAACGGCATGAACCGGCTGGTCTACAAGATTCCCACCCGCGGCTTGCTGGGCTACCGCTCGGAATTCATGACCGCCACCAAGGGATTGGGCATGATGAACTACGTTTTTGCCGAGTATGGTCCCTATGCCGGAGACATCATCAACCGGGTCAACGGGGTCCTCATCAGCATGGATACATGCACTACCGTGGCCTACGCCCTTTTCAACCTCCAGGATCGTGGCCGGTTGTTCCTCGGCCCGGGCAACAGGATCTATGCCGGCCAGATCATCGGCGAGAATGCCCGGAACCAGGACATGGTGGTCAATCCGGCCAAGGGCAAGAAGCTCACCAACATGCGTGCTTCGGGCTCCGATGAAAACGTGGTTCTGGTCCCGCCGGTGCAGATGAGCCTGGAAGACTGTATCGCCTATATTAATGATGACGAACTGGTGGAAGTGACCCCCAAGACCATCCGGTTGCGGAAGAGATCGCTGAACGTTAAATAA